One window of Elusimicrobiota bacterium genomic DNA carries:
- a CDS encoding rubredoxin, which translates to MEKWKCIVCGWVYDPLAGDPSSNVQPGTKFEDLPEDWVCPECGAAKDMFEKM; encoded by the coding sequence ATGGAAAAATGGAAGTGTATTGTTTGTGGATGGGTATACGACCCTTTAGCAGGTGATCCTTCAAGTAACGTGCAGCCAGGCACTAAATTTGAAGATTTACCGGAAGACTGGGTTTGCCCTGAGTGTGGTGCAGCAAAAGATATGTTTGAAAAGATGTAA
- the leuC gene encoding 3-isopropylmalate dehydratase large subunit, with product MAMTITEKILAQGCEKKKVTPGDFIECNVDIALANDVTAPLAIAEFRKAGGKKVFDKDKIVLVPDHFCPNKDIKSAEQAKMLRDFAREQNLTHYYEVGKMGIEHALLPEQGVVLPGDIIIGADSHTCTYGALSAFASGVGSTDLAACMISGKVWLKVPSTIKFIFKGKLNKWVTGKDLILHLIGDIGVDGANYRTIELTGEVIEDLSMSDRFTMCNMAIECGAKSGIIVSDKKTIEYVESRAERPYEIYKSDKDAKYEKVIEYDCSKIEPLVALPPLPSNAKPVKEVKNIKIDQVVIGSCTNGRIEDLRLAAGIFKGKKVHPDVRAIIFPATQKIYLEAMKEGLIEIFINSGCAVSTPTCGPCLGGHMGILAKGERAIATTNRNFVGRMGHPESEVYLSNPAVAAASAIVGKIALPE from the coding sequence ATGGCTATGACTATTACTGAAAAGATTTTGGCACAGGGTTGCGAAAAGAAGAAAGTAACACCGGGCGATTTTATAGAGTGCAATGTTGATATTGCTCTTGCTAATGACGTTACGGCGCCGCTCGCTATTGCAGAATTTAGAAAAGCCGGCGGGAAAAAAGTTTTTGATAAAGATAAAATTGTGCTTGTCCCGGACCATTTCTGTCCTAATAAGGATATAAAATCTGCCGAACAGGCGAAGATGTTAAGAGATTTTGCCCGTGAACAGAATTTAACTCATTATTATGAAGTTGGAAAGATGGGGATTGAGCATGCGCTTCTTCCTGAACAAGGGGTTGTTTTACCCGGTGATATTATTATAGGTGCTGATTCTCACACTTGTACATATGGTGCTTTGAGTGCATTCGCATCCGGTGTCGGTTCAACCGACCTTGCTGCTTGTATGATTTCCGGGAAAGTCTGGTTAAAGGTTCCGTCAACCATAAAATTTATTTTCAAAGGGAAATTAAATAAATGGGTTACCGGTAAGGATTTGATTCTTCATTTAATCGGAGATATCGGTGTGGATGGTGCAAATTACAGGACCATAGAACTTACAGGTGAAGTTATAGAAGATCTTTCAATGTCAGACCGTTTTACAATGTGTAATATGGCTATTGAATGCGGTGCTAAATCAGGGATTATTGTAAGCGATAAAAAAACTATTGAATATGTTGAAAGCCGGGCTGAGAGACCTTATGAAATTTATAAAAGCGATAAAGATGCAAAATATGAAAAAGTGATTGAATACGATTGTTCAAAGATAGAACCTCTTGTTGCTTTACCTCCTCTTCCTTCAAACGCTAAACCTGTGAAAGAAGTGAAAAATATAAAAATAGACCAGGTAGTTATAGGTTCTTGCACAAATGGAAGGATAGAAGACCTTCGGCTTGCTGCCGGGATATTTAAAGGTAAGAAAGTTCATCCCGATGTCAGGGCAATAATTTTTCCGGCAACACAAAAAATATATTTAGAGGCAATGAAGGAAGGACTTATTGAAATATTTATTAATAGCGGTTGCGCTGTTTCAACGCCAACTTGCGGGCCCTGCTTAGGCGGGCATATGGGTATTTTAGCGAAAGGTGAAAGGGCAATTGCGACAACAAATAGGAATTTTGTGGGAAGGATGGGACATCCGGAAAGTGAGGTTTATCTTTCTAATCCTGCTGTTGCTGCTGCTTCTGCTATAGTTGGGAAGATTGCTTTGCCTGAGTGA
- a CDS encoding YHS domain-containing protein, producing the protein MKKVLDFIVIVSVFLVVFVVGCKKSVTTESASISTPVSDAVEKYIPAQTEYSTVSQCPVMGEKVMVGKKTMAAKYKGKIYYFCCPDCMSKFKAEPGRYAK; encoded by the coding sequence ATGAAAAAGGTTTTAGATTTTATAGTAATTGTTTCTGTTTTTTTGGTGGTTTTTGTTGTAGGTTGCAAAAAGAGTGTAACAACAGAATCAGCATCTATTTCGACGCCTGTGTCAGATGCAGTTGAGAAGTATATTCCCGCTCAGACAGAATATAGTACTGTTTCGCAATGTCCGGTTATGGGAGAAAAAGTAATGGTTGGCAAAAAAACAATGGCAGCAAAATATAAAGGCAAGATATATTATTTCTGTTGTCCTGATTGCATGTCAAAATTCAAGGCAGAACCCGGGAGGTATGCGAAATGA
- a CDS encoding ferritin family protein has translation MNIFKVSEIVEFAIQIEKNGEQFYRESVKKISDEKIKSLFLTLADEEVKHKKIFEELLKKVEDYKPVEAYNDEYFAYLRAYAGDKVFNKKSVETKKITEVIQFALNIERDSILYYLEAKNYVQDDDKNILDKIIEEERKHFVRLSQLKV, from the coding sequence GTGAATATTTTTAAAGTCAGTGAAATAGTTGAGTTTGCTATTCAGATTGAAAAAAACGGAGAACAGTTTTATCGTGAGTCAGTCAAAAAAATATCAGATGAAAAAATAAAATCACTTTTTCTGACACTTGCAGATGAAGAAGTAAAACACAAGAAAATATTTGAAGAATTATTAAAAAAAGTCGAAGATTATAAACCTGTAGAAGCATATAACGATGAATATTTTGCATATTTAAGAGCATATGCCGGTGATAAAGTATTCAATAAGAAATCGGTTGAAACTAAGAAAATTACTGAAGTAATACAATTTGCACTTAATATTGAAAGAGATTCCATACTCTATTATCTTGAAGCGAAAAATTATGTTCAAGACGATGATAAAAATATTTTAGATAAAATTATTGAAGAAGAAAGAAAGCATTTTGTAAGATTGTCTCAATTAAAAGTATAG
- the leuD gene encoding 3-isopropylmalate dehydratase small subunit has protein sequence MIFKGKAHKYGDNVNTDEIIPARYLNTANAAELAKHCMEDIDKDFVKNVSKGDVIVAGKNFGCGSSREHAPLSIKAAGVSCVIAESFARIFFRNSINIGLPILESKEASQKIKNGDELEINIKEGKIKNLTQKHSYSAKPFPDFLLNIINSDGLLNYIKTEMGNKR, from the coding sequence ATGATATTTAAAGGGAAGGCACACAAATACGGGGACAATGTTAATACTGATGAAATAATACCTGCACGGTATCTAAATACTGCGAATGCTGCTGAACTTGCTAAACACTGTATGGAAGATATCGACAAGGATTTTGTGAAGAATGTTTCGAAAGGTGATGTTATAGTTGCCGGTAAAAATTTTGGGTGTGGTTCATCACGCGAGCATGCTCCTTTATCAATAAAAGCAGCAGGTGTTTCCTGTGTGATAGCAGAGAGTTTTGCAAGGATATTTTTCAGGAATTCTATAAATATTGGATTACCTATTTTAGAGTCAAAAGAAGCATCGCAGAAAATAAAAAATGGTGATGAATTGGAAATAAATATAAAAGAAGGCAAAATTAAAAACTTAACTCAGAAACATTCATATTCAGCAAAACCGTTTCCGGATTTTCTTTTGAATATTATTAATTCAGATGGGTTGTTGAATTATATAAAGACAGAAATGGGAAATAAGAGATAA
- a CDS encoding 3-isopropylmalate dehydrogenase, which produces MSKKYKIGVLPGDGVGPEIIREGLKVLEVACKKTSVKYELVNYDFGGARYLKTGEILPDSAIPEFRKLDAIFLGAIGHPDVKAGILEKGLLLRTRFELDQYINLRPVVLYPGVYTPIKNKEPKDINFVVVRENTEGAYSGTGGVFKKDTKDEVATQLDINTYKGVERCVRYAYEITKKRKQKNTITLVDKANVLTYSGDLWQRVFYKMGEEYPDIKKEHAFVDATCMWFVKNPDWFDVIVTNNLFGDIITDLAAVIQGGLGVAAGGNINPEGVSMFEPIHGSAPKYTGKNVINPIATIAAGAMMMDVLGEVKTAEIIDSSIKKILASGKMKSMDAGKMGYSTSEVGDLIAKEI; this is translated from the coding sequence ATGTCCAAAAAGTACAAAATTGGAGTGCTGCCGGGTGATGGTGTGGGACCTGAGATTATTAGAGAGGGTTTGAAGGTTTTAGAAGTGGCTTGTAAAAAGACAAGTGTAAAATACGAACTGGTTAATTATGATTTTGGCGGCGCAAGATATTTGAAAACGGGTGAAATTTTGCCGGATTCGGCAATTCCGGAATTTAGGAAATTAGATGCTATTTTTCTTGGTGCAATCGGTCATCCTGATGTAAAAGCAGGTATTCTTGAGAAAGGACTTCTGTTGAGAACAAGGTTTGAGCTTGACCAATATATTAATTTAAGACCTGTTGTTTTATATCCCGGTGTATATACACCGATAAAAAACAAAGAACCAAAGGATATAAATTTTGTTGTAGTCCGAGAAAACACTGAGGGCGCATATTCCGGTACCGGCGGTGTATTTAAAAAAGATACTAAAGATGAGGTAGCAACACAATTAGACATTAATACTTACAAAGGTGTGGAAAGATGTGTTAGATATGCTTATGAGATAACAAAAAAAAGAAAACAGAAGAATACTATTACGCTTGTCGATAAGGCGAATGTTTTAACATACTCAGGCGATTTATGGCAGCGGGTATTTTACAAAATGGGTGAAGAATATCCTGATATTAAAAAAGAACATGCGTTTGTTGATGCAACATGTATGTGGTTTGTTAAGAACCCTGACTGGTTTGATGTGATTGTAACTAATAATCTATTTGGCGATATAATTACAGATTTAGCTGCAGTTATTCAGGGTGGGCTCGGTGTTGCTGCAGGCGGCAATATAAATCCTGAAGGCGTTTCTATGTTTGAGCCGATTCATGGTTCTGCACCGAAGTATACCGGTAAAAATGTAATTAATCCGATTGCAACAATTGCAGCCGGTGCTATGATGATGGATGTATTAGGAGAAGTAAAAACTGCTGAAATTATTGATAGCTCAATTAAAAAAATATTGGCATCCGGAAAGATGAAGTCAATGGATGCAGGAAAAATGGGATATTCTACTTCTGAAGTAGGCGATTTGATAGCAAAAGAAATATAA
- a CDS encoding thioredoxin family protein, with protein MAISIVLFKSNTCFQCKQVEPLFESILKLHTDIKSEVVNIVENLQRAIDNGVMSVPTIVIFKDDKEMKRFTGAVSKEKIEQALTGVL; from the coding sequence ATGGCTATATCAATTGTTCTGTTTAAAAGCAATACTTGTTTTCAATGCAAACAAGTTGAACCGTTGTTTGAATCAATATTGAAATTACATACAGATATTAAAAGTGAGGTTGTTAATATTGTCGAAAATCTGCAAAGGGCGATTGATAATGGAGTTATGAGTGTACCTACTATTGTTATTTTTAAAGATGACAAAGAAATGAAACGGTTTACCGGAGCTGTTTCAAAAGAAAAAATTGAGCAAGCACTAACAGGGGTTCTGTAG
- a CDS encoding 4Fe-4S binding protein — MISRKIVLKFPKPLVGQPVIYKLAKDFDLEFNILKANIIPESESFLIMELKGTKENYKKGEKYLESLDIVIQPLSKDVKRDDVKCTHCGACVTICQVNAFTVDKKTRKIIFDDKKCIACELCINACPLQAMELHF; from the coding sequence ATGATATCTAGAAAAATTGTCCTAAAGTTTCCGAAACCGCTTGTTGGACAACCTGTTATTTACAAACTCGCAAAGGATTTTGATTTAGAATTTAATATATTAAAAGCAAATATAATTCCGGAATCGGAATCATTTCTTATTATGGAACTTAAAGGTACTAAAGAAAATTACAAAAAGGGTGAAAAATATCTCGAAAGTCTGGATATTGTCATCCAGCCGCTGAGCAAAGATGTAAAACGCGATGATGTAAAATGTACCCATTGCGGCGCTTGTGTTACGATATGTCAGGTTAATGCCTTCACGGTTGATAAAAAAACAAGAAAAATAATATTTGACGATAAAAAATGTATTGCTTGTGAACTCTGTATAAATGCCTGCCCCCTCCAAGCGATGGAACTCCACTTTTGA
- a CDS encoding cation-translocating P-type ATPase has translation MGEIDKKEKYYIEGMHCAACAVNIEKSVKKVEGIKDAQVSFASGILNVTYEKDLPDNKVLKKVEELGYGIKKHKIEIEEGIHKYDIIRLIIVGFLVILGHLLHFTHSKLNYIFLATTIWCGWPFFRAIYSSIRNRFVDADAFMGLGILGTLVIGEFMAGTIMGLLVLVSRLLEDYTTAKSKSAIQSMIKAAPKTAQVLKDGIEIEADVKDVKLKDIIVVKTGEKIPVDGKVVNGSASVNQAMITGESISVEKNINDIIYAGTIVDSGFLQIETERIGEDSTYGKIIKLIEEAQSSKAPIQKIADVFTNYFTPVVLIIIILTFLVTRNFKIAITVLVVACPCAVALATPLAFVAAIGKASRRGILIKGGIYLENLSKAKTIVFDKTGTLTIGEPKVVEIKRYGVHNETEVVECAAIAEKFSGHPLSKAILRKAEELKINIPDPKQFYVIKGKGVIAEYSGRKIILGSRELLKDEKVNFPSEINEYMEKLEIEGKTPLVVAHDNEVCGVITVADVIRHNARETIFELRENGIKNLIMLTGDNDRTGKMIGETLGMDTVYTEMLPEEKIEQIKKLLSKDDKIVMVGDGVNDAPALTQADVGIAMAAMGTDVAIESSDIALMNDDLSRIPEVILLGRRTFQTIKQNITLGIIFNVVGMGLAAAGILSPTGAAIAHVLPDFIVFLNSAKLFK, from the coding sequence ATGGGTGAAATTGATAAAAAAGAAAAATATTATATTGAAGGGATGCATTGTGCGGCTTGTGCTGTAAATATTGAAAAAAGCGTAAAAAAGGTTGAAGGGATAAAAGACGCGCAGGTGAGTTTTGCTTCCGGAATTTTAAATGTAACTTATGAAAAAGATTTACCGGATAATAAGGTTTTAAAAAAAGTTGAAGAACTTGGGTATGGTATAAAAAAACATAAAATTGAGATAGAAGAAGGAATACACAAATATGATATTATTAGATTAATTATCGTTGGTTTTTTAGTTATTTTGGGACATTTGCTTCATTTTACACATAGCAAATTAAATTATATTTTTCTTGCGACTACAATATGGTGCGGATGGCCTTTCTTCAGGGCAATTTATTCAAGTATAAGGAATAGGTTTGTTGATGCTGACGCTTTCATGGGGTTGGGTATTTTGGGGACTCTTGTCATAGGTGAGTTTATGGCAGGAACTATTATGGGACTTCTTGTTCTTGTATCGCGTCTTCTCGAAGATTATACAACAGCTAAATCTAAATCGGCAATTCAAAGCATGATTAAGGCTGCTCCGAAAACAGCCCAGGTCCTAAAAGACGGAATAGAGATTGAGGCAGATGTAAAAGATGTAAAATTAAAAGATATTATTGTCGTGAAAACCGGTGAGAAAATTCCGGTAGATGGAAAGGTTGTAAATGGGTCTGCGTCAGTAAATCAGGCAATGATTACTGGGGAAAGTATTTCTGTTGAAAAAAATATAAACGATATTATTTATGCAGGAACTATTGTTGATTCAGGTTTTTTGCAAATTGAAACGGAAAGAATCGGGGAAGATTCCACGTATGGTAAAATTATAAAACTGATAGAAGAAGCACAGTCCTCAAAAGCACCAATTCAGAAAATCGCCGATGTTTTTACTAATTATTTTACACCGGTTGTTTTAATAATAATTATTCTAACGTTTTTAGTTACGCGGAATTTCAAGATAGCTATAACTGTTTTAGTTGTTGCCTGCCCTTGTGCAGTAGCGCTTGCTACTCCGCTTGCATTTGTTGCAGCTATAGGTAAAGCGTCACGAAGGGGTATATTGATAAAAGGCGGGATATATTTAGAAAACCTTAGTAAAGCTAAAACAATTGTTTTTGATAAAACAGGTACTTTGACTATAGGAGAACCTAAGGTTGTTGAAATAAAAAGGTATGGTGTTCATAATGAAACTGAGGTTGTTGAATGTGCTGCTATCGCTGAAAAATTTTCAGGACATCCGCTGTCAAAAGCAATCTTAAGAAAAGCGGAGGAATTAAAAATAAATATTCCTGACCCAAAGCAATTTTATGTTATTAAGGGTAAAGGGGTTATAGCGGAATACTCAGGCAGAAAAATTATTTTGGGGAGCAGGGAATTACTTAAAGATGAAAAAGTAAATTTTCCGTCAGAAATAAATGAGTATATGGAGAAATTAGAAATTGAAGGTAAAACACCGCTTGTTGTGGCACATGATAATGAAGTCTGCGGAGTTATTACTGTGGCAGATGTTATAAGACATAATGCAAGAGAAACTATATTTGAATTACGTGAAAACGGTATTAAAAATCTTATAATGCTTACCGGCGACAATGACAGGACCGGTAAAATGATAGGGGAAACACTGGGTATGGATACTGTATACACAGAAATGCTCCCTGAAGAAAAGATTGAACAGATAAAAAAACTTCTTAGTAAAGACGATAAAATTGTTATGGTTGGTGACGGTGTAAATGACGCTCCTGCACTAACTCAAGCGGATGTCGGTATAGCAATGGCTGCTATGGGAACTGATGTAGCGATTGAATCATCCGATATCGCTTTAATGAATGATGACCTTTCAAGAATACCGGAAGTCATTTTGTTAGGCAGGCGGACTTTTCAAACGATTAAACAAAATATCACACTCGGTATAATTTTCAATGTTGTCGGTATGGGGCTTGCTGCTGCCGGAATTTTAAGTCCTACTGGTGCTGCTATTGCCCATGTACTTCCTGATTTTATCGTGTTTTTAAATTCCGCGAAACTTTTTAAGTAA
- a CDS encoding PilZ domain-containing protein — protein sequence MKDVRQASRPRVNLPAELWNVVGNNILFKVRLLDFSASGCKIGFEKQDKQIPNELKIKFGFEKAPPFLLEVEIKWSREEKGKSYMGMKFKNIDDIEKERIRKYLRDLKSGDRYTM from the coding sequence ATGAAAGATGTTCGACAAGCGAGTCGACCCCGGGTAAATCTACCAGCAGAGTTATGGAATGTGGTTGGTAATAATATCTTATTTAAAGTGCGTTTGTTGGATTTTTCGGCATCTGGTTGTAAAATAGGTTTTGAAAAACAAGATAAACAAATACCGAATGAGTTGAAAATAAAGTTCGGATTTGAGAAAGCACCTCCGTTTTTGTTAGAAGTGGAAATTAAATGGTCTAGGGAAGAAAAAGGGAAATCATATATGGGGATGAAATTTAAAAATATAGATGATATTGAAAAAGAAAGAATTAGGAAATATTTACGTGATTTAAAATCAGGTGATAGGTATACAATGTAA
- a CDS encoding cytochrome c biogenesis protein CcdA yields MDFLTNIISNNIAHNNPIIYIFVLLAGIITSFTPCVFPVLPLIIGYIGALQVKSRLRAFLLSVLYVLGMSVTFSILGLIASLTGKMFGSVQSNPWTYIFVGNVILLMAMWFMDIIHISLPAFNLPNISAKGGKSKGFVPSFLLGLVSGIIAAPCTAAVLAIILTYVGTKQNVLFGTTLLLVYAFGLGTIIIIAGTFTGFINTIIKSETFTLKVKKIFGIAMFLLSQYFFIKAGRLF; encoded by the coding sequence ATGGATTTTTTAACTAATATTATTTCAAATAATATCGCTCATAATAATCCTATAATATATATTTTTGTTTTATTAGCGGGTATAATTACGAGTTTTACTCCTTGCGTTTTTCCGGTTCTTCCTCTAATAATTGGTTATATAGGTGCATTGCAGGTAAAGTCGCGATTGCGAGCGTTTTTGTTATCTGTGTTATATGTATTAGGAATGTCTGTAACTTTCTCTATTCTTGGTTTAATTGCTTCATTGACCGGAAAAATGTTCGGTAGTGTTCAGTCAAACCCATGGACATATATTTTTGTCGGCAACGTTATTTTGTTAATGGCTATGTGGTTTATGGATATAATACATATCTCATTACCTGCTTTTAATTTGCCGAACATTTCCGCAAAAGGCGGGAAAAGCAAAGGTTTTGTTCCATCTTTTCTTCTCGGTTTGGTTTCAGGTATAATAGCTGCTCCTTGTACCGCAGCTGTTCTTGCTATTATACTTACATATGTAGGTACTAAACAAAATGTTTTGTTCGGAACTACTCTGTTGTTAGTATATGCATTTGGTTTAGGCACTATTATAATTATTGCCGGTACGTTTACCGGTTTTATAAACACAATAATAAAATCGGAAACATTTACACTAAAAGTAAAAAAAATATTCGGGATTGCAATGTTTTTATTATCCCAATATTTTTTTATAAAAGCAGGACGGCTTTTTTAA
- a CDS encoding cupin domain-containing protein: MQTVKINDLKEFSSEKFLKKVPLETDKIVFNTFYFKPKQFLPFHKHPATDEMFYIIEGVGEFTIGSEQIIVGPTSSIYGPSDVFHGVVNSGDKNMVMISVQGPKPVETIFAENSTVVCPVCKQEFILKENVKEGDKYTCPRCQAKLKISKTKDGKWEAKQ, translated from the coding sequence ATGCAAACTGTTAAAATTAACGATTTAAAGGAATTTTCATCGGAAAAGTTTTTAAAAAAGGTCCCGCTTGAAACCGACAAAATTGTTTTTAATACATTTTATTTTAAACCAAAACAATTTCTTCCATTTCACAAACATCCTGCAACAGACGAGATGTTTTATATTATTGAAGGGGTGGGGGAATTTACGATTGGTAGTGAACAAATAATTGTTGGTCCTACGTCTTCTATTTATGGTCCATCGGATGTTTTCCATGGGGTCGTTAATTCAGGTGATAAAAATATGGTTATGATTTCTGTTCAAGGTCCTAAACCCGTTGAAACTATATTTGCCGAAAATTCAACCGTTGTATGCCCTGTATGCAAGCAGGAATTTATTTTAAAAGAAAACGTAAAGGAAGGCGATAAATATACTTGCCCGCGTTGTCAGGCAAAATTAAAAATATCCAAAACAAAAGACGGCAAATGGGAAGCAAAACAATAA
- a CDS encoding pyridoxal phosphate-dependent aminotransferase family protein has translation MDIFDKCYKNDSVQIAKYLIKNELYPYFHTVESGQDPEVTVEGQRMIMMGSNNYLGLTSNWWVKAASIKAVRKYGVGCVGSRFLNGTLDIHVKLEEEIADFVGKEKALLFSTGMQTNFGVISAIVGLHEYAIVDEYDHASIVDGCRLSFGKMIKFKHNDMADLERVLKFIGTEKGKLIIVDGVYSMEGDIANLPGIVELAKKYNARVMVDDAHGLGVFGNGGEGTAAHFGLTDKVDIIMGTFSKSLASTGGFIAADEDIIFYLKHLSRILIFTASMCPANVASVRAALKVIKRDPSRIKRLWRNTKKMREGFKALGFDTGKSETPIIPIIVGEDEKVFHMWKMLYKHGIFTTPIVSPATPPGRALLRVSIMATHTDEQLDRVLEAFEYAGRELGIIDTNRPWIKKRSFHYNMFNMKQLRHWMKKLWQ, from the coding sequence ATGGATATTTTTGATAAGTGTTATAAAAATGACAGTGTTCAGATAGCTAAATATTTGATAAAGAATGAATTGTATCCATATTTTCATACTGTTGAATCAGGTCAGGATCCGGAAGTAACTGTTGAAGGTCAAAGAATGATTATGATGGGGTCTAATAATTATCTCGGGCTTACATCAAATTGGTGGGTAAAAGCGGCATCTATAAAGGCAGTTAGAAAATATGGCGTTGGCTGTGTTGGTTCAAGATTTTTGAATGGTACTCTTGATATTCATGTAAAACTTGAAGAAGAGATTGCTGATTTTGTAGGTAAGGAAAAAGCACTCCTTTTTTCAACCGGTATGCAGACAAATTTTGGAGTAATTTCAGCAATTGTGGGGCTTCACGAATATGCTATTGTTGATGAATATGACCATGCGTCAATTGTTGACGGTTGCCGGCTTTCATTCGGTAAAATGATAAAATTTAAGCATAATGATATGGCTGATTTGGAAAGGGTCTTAAAATTTATTGGTACTGAAAAAGGCAAATTAATTATTGTTGACGGAGTTTATAGTATGGAAGGCGATATTGCAAACCTTCCGGGAATTGTTGAGCTCGCAAAAAAATATAACGCTCGGGTAATGGTTGATGATGCACATGGTCTTGGTGTTTTTGGAAATGGCGGAGAAGGAACTGCAGCACATTTTGGTTTAACAGACAAAGTTGATATTATAATGGGGACATTTTCAAAATCACTTGCTTCCACAGGTGGTTTTATTGCAGCAGACGAAGATATAATTTTTTATCTTAAACATCTTTCACGGATTTTAATATTTACCGCTAGCATGTGTCCTGCGAACGTGGCATCAGTACGTGCAGCTCTAAAAGTTATAAAAAGAGACCCAAGTAGAATTAAACGGTTATGGAGAAATACAAAAAAAATGAGGGAAGGGTTCAAAGCGTTAGGATTTGACACAGGTAAAAGTGAAACACCGATAATACCTATTATTGTAGGTGAAGACGAAAAGGTTTTTCATATGTGGAAGATGCTTTATAAACATGGCATATTTACAACTCCGATTGTTTCTCCTGCAACACCGCCCGGTCGTGCGCTTTTAAGGGTAAGTATTATGGCAACTCATACAGATGAGCAGCTGGACAGGGTACTTGAAGCGTTTGAGTATGCCGGCAGAGAACTGGGTATAATTGATACCAATAGACCCTGGATAAAAAAAAGAAGTTTTCATTATAATATGTTCAATATGAAACAGTTAAGACACTGGATGAAAAAATTGTGGCAGTAA